gGATATTGATGACattgacaatcttgtaattacttgaagatgatgaaggtgagagagtaaaaatgtcattttcgaaaaaaaaaattgaaggcattttcgtgaattatatcAACTTGTGAGGTGAATATGACAAAACTAATTTCTAAAAACCAAAGATGTTAGTTTTGTGCTTGGCTTTGAGTtttaggtcaattttgcaaaaagcccaaaAACTAATTGGTAATTATCAGAGTTTAACTAAATTATCTAGAGCGAGAGGAGCCGTCAATCGTCATATATAGTTTGAATGCTCCAGCTTTAGACTAGTCTTCCGTCGCTTTTGATTCTCGACGACTAGAAGGGAAAAAATAACAGACCAAAAAAAGTTGATTAATTATTATGTCTATTAAGTATGTTTCATTCATGGGTTTGATAATTCAAACTAAAGACATTCAAACTCTGCAATTTTGTACTTAGATTACTTCTCAAttttcttgtatatatataagaggTTTGCACCTCAATGTAAATAGTAAAACCCCCTTTTGAAACCTCCAATTTAATTTGTTGACATTCAGTTTCTAGTTGTTATCTAATAATCTTAATTAGTGATAGTTTGCCAATAGTTTTATTTCATTAAGCACACATCTCATAACTAGTCATATCGTAAGATAGATTGGGGTATATACAGATTAAATGCTAAAatgtttttggttttatgtTGTGTAGATCGGTTATGTAACAAATTAATAAATCAAGTTACtagttattttatatgttaagaTTAgtgaaattaattttgaaatggGTGGAAGAGATATGAAACAGAGAGTAGTGGTGGAGTTAACCCCACAAACGAACAAAAGAATAAAAGATGGGAAAAAGCATAATACAAAGAAGCAATGTGTTGTGGTCTCCTTTATTTAGAAGAACCATTACACACATTCTCCTTTTAAAGCTcatcttttttatataaaaaacgtATACGCCATTCCATTCATGAATAATAAAAGACTGATATATCAGATCTTTGAAGAcatctcttttattttctctttgcAAGAATATATGCTTTCAGAATACATCAATAATAACGgacttgtatttttttgtaatggTTGGATAACCTCTTCTGAAGTACAATATTTttcgtttacaaaaaaaaaaaaagtacaataTTTTTCGTTGCACATACAATTCcatcttattaattttttggttaaaaagtgtgattataattaaaaagctgcatattattttgttttatcaacTCTAAAATAGCATGTTATCTAGAACAAAATATTGTAtcattatctcttttttttctaataaacaTGCATGTTACTTGCAGTTGCAGAAACAAAAAGCActcattttatatgttttcaaataaatCTTTAACCTATTTTAGTAAATGTTCATCATCATTTAGTGCAATTACCCACATACAATATGAGAAAAGGAAGATCATAAATGTAATTTAAAGATGGAAAATAGAAAGAAACCAATATAAGAAGTGCAATTGTATAAAATGTTTATACTTATATAGGGCTTCCTCTTGCTAACTCAATAATATTTCTTCGCTAGgtacaaaaagaaaacattcaaAGAAACAGAAGTGTAGGGTCACAAATATTTTGAGCATATTTAAAAGATTCGATCCCAAATGAACAGGAAAAGAGAATCTAGCAACATTTTACAAGACCTATATGCCAACAAATACTTCTCTCTCTTCCCCAAGCTTTCACTGTACTTATGCTCTTCCCGGTGGCCGTCTTGATTTTCCTGCTCTCCTGTATACATAATAcagatttaagatttaaaaatcacTATATAACTTAGTTACTTAATCTAAATCTTTTACTTATTCTCTGTACTTTAATATAACCGATACCAAATATATAACCTTGATCGATTGATACATACGTCAACTGACTCGCTAATACAATTAACATGGAAGtactataactatatatattgttttccaaaaatattatttgagatcTTAAGTGGTTTTTTCTATAAAACGAATATATGAGGTGAAAGAAAAAGGAGACTATTTAAAGGGCTAAAGCTTCCATAAAGGGAaaaagaaagtttttaaaagaagACATCTTATGATGAGTAATTAAAAACAAGATTGTTAACGTATAGACTGAATAAAGCTAGCAGACAGCCTTTTGAGAGCCTCTGTTATATGTCTCGCCGAATCTGAGTTAGctaaaagaaacaaagagtttatttttttaagtaattttttggtaaaagtatATGTATATGGTGGCCAAAAAGAAGTGCttatacataataatataatgcGCATATATACATCCACGAATAAATTAGCTTGCTTGATttcttttgatttattaaacGAAACAAGAATGGCAACGAGAGTGATCTTCTTCGATAAACTTATACGTTGTTTTTGGATTGATATCAATGGAACTCTATTAACAGACGGGGATGTTTCCTCGTTGTTATTAGCATGAAGTTATCACTGCTATGCCATATATTGCTGAAAAGAACAACACATATAGACATGCAAGATATGTTGATTGCAAGTGATAGATGAAATAAGAAATCGGTAAAGAACCTGTTATGTATAGGATCGGATCCACGAGGCACTTTTCTTTTGCTGCCAGCGTAGCTAAGATCACCATGTCTTGTTCCATCTTCATGCTCCTTACCGTGTGTAATGGAGTTTTTCATCGACATAATGGTAGTAGTCTCTTTTGTTGTGTCGGCTTCGTTGTTGTTTTGTAATGCAAACGCATCGATCATTAGAAGAGTGACTAAACCGACCGTAAATAGTGTACGAGAAAACAACTGGAGACGAAGGGATTGGAGATTTCGCATGGTTTCTAGCCTTGTGGGTTTTGTTTGGGTCCTATCTTCGTTGGTTGGTGGAAATAAGGACAGAAACTAACATCGATCGAATTAGTAGGTTTTATTCGATTTTTCTATTTGAAACTATAATAGAGAACAAAGAAGAGTGAGAACAAAAGCATGAGAGAGATAGAGTCTTATCACTTTGATGAGTTAGGATGGTTGGTGTTCTTTATATGTTCGATGGTTTTTATTCTCTTTAATATGGGTTAACTTTACTCGAAACATTAGGATAGAGAGAAAGATAATCTAGGCTATGAATCTTTATATTTTTCCGTgagatatatttttcatattatcTTTAAGCATGAATCCGTATTTTTATGTCGTCTCTTTTTGTcccaaaaatctaaatataccAGAATGAAACACAATACTTATCAtagaattaaattttttaaaaaattggagaaaagagagagaatgatATCTAGAACAGCTGTTCTGAAACGTGACATGGAGGGAATATATTTAGTAGCCTTTGCTTTATGTGCATGAGAAGGTTCCGATACGAGTTTAagtatttgagtttttttttcgtgTCGCGTATTTTCATGCTGTTTTATGTAATATACTCAGATTACTCATTGTACTTTTCTCACGTACATTTCATCCCTTTCGTATCCAAAAGGTAAAGCTAAGCACATGACAATGCAATGCATACGCGAATTTATAgccatattttataaaaatctaagAATTACTCTCATTATGTGTATGTATATTCCATTAATTTCACAAATCTAATTTTACGGATTGGATACGTGTGTGTGCATGATATTTTGCACATAGGtataattaatgtattatatataGTATCTACCTAGTTCCGTTTAACCGCCAtctcttatatatatgtatctagTATTTAGTTAcagcataatttttttttagttacagcataatttggtatatatatattattttttttgagcaaaacaTAATTTGGTATATATAACCCGATATATCACtcattttacccaaaaaaaaacttgatatgTTATATTTGTTGCTTATCTCCGAACTTGAAGACACCAACATAAACTTCAATACAAGGGCTCACATACCGCAAACTTCGAATAATCTAAAAAGGTTAGCAATATTATACGTTAGCCAAACATATATGCGTTAACCACCTTAATCCTTCTTTATGTATCTTAATTAAGattatatgcatatattaaAGTTTGCTGAAATAAAGATGAGAATGACAACATTGACTAGACCCATGATTAAAAATTGTTCCTTGGGAATATATTTATATCACTGTCACATAGCAGccgtaatttatatatttttgtctaCATATTAAGATTCATACCAATTTTTGAAATACATATTGTGGTAAGCCACTTATTacaaaaggaagaagaggagctaATGTTCATGAGTAgataaagagaagaaaaattcCAACAGATGAGAGCTTACTGTCATGAGTGTCATGTAGCAGCCGTAATTTATCccatagtatatatatttattttgtagagCATATGATACATATTCTTGATCTCACCAATCAAAATATAACCATATTGTACATGAATCCCACTTCAAAATATAACCATATTGTACATGAATCCCACTTCAAAATTTGTTTACCTTTCCTAAAAGAGTAACCGTATAATTGCCCAGAGAATCTTATGCCTTTGTGTTGCTCAATAGCTTCAAGCTGAAGTAACAAAAAATGGCATTTAcatattcattttaaatataatatattatcatGTACACAAGCTCCACTATGGCCGTTCCCGTCTATAGGATTCCTATATATTTGTCTATGCCCATTCAACATTTACATACTGCATACCACTAATTTTTTTCTGTGTTTTATAAACATTTCAGCTCAAAGCTATTATGACTAATGTCATAGGAAAAAGTCACATTTTGTATgtaaaaaaggttttttttatgaataaatttaacattctttcagGAAAAAAATCCAGTCAATGTAGTCGTCATAAAACTAAGCTaactaaatatgtatataatttctAATGTAAAATGTGAACCATATTTTCACTATATTATATACTGGATAACATTATAAACTTACAAATAAACGAGAGATACACGGTATATAGTTAAAAAAACATACGCAGAAATGTGGATGATTGATTGAAATATAATtgtagaaaaaaatgatttaaaatttagtcCATAGCATATTTTAGTGTAGCTGTATTTGATATAagtttaaaaactaaataagaaaagataaaaaaaaaaactcatataacaatatatttttctacAGTTTAGTAATAATGTTTAGAAAATAGAGTTCTtcattatttctttattttggattataattttaaataaaatatgattgataACTTTTATGGTTGAAGTGAAAACTAAAGGTAAAAGCATTTGTTACATCTCAACCAATCACTCAAAAACCAATCTTTAATTTATTATAGCGAgacaaaatatctttttttgtctctaaattttaaataattatatgataGATCTTTTAATCCCCgaattaattaaaacaatatatgcATTGATCATCTATCTCTAATACGTAATTGATTGTTTCAAGTGTTTTAAATTTTAGGGCCAGCATGCAGGTGATGCAAGGTGAATCAAGTAGAAACGGGTTGGAGGAGAAAAGCATCAGAATATCAATGTGTAGGCAGAGAGTGAGAAAGTTGAACATGTAGCTGAGACGATTAAGTCGAGAAGAACGATCGAGTGGATGTGATTTTGCCGGTTGGTCAAGAATAATAATGCATGTTTTTTGTATTATGTTGATAAAACCAAACAGATTTATTCCAAGAGTGCAACATATTCCAAGTTTACGAGGCCAAAAATAGACCTGGTGAGGAAGAGGAGGCAGACATCtcaatcaaaattttcaatatttttacaAAGAACATATCAAGATTAGAAATCTAGAGAGTGGTAAAAGTATATTTGGTAGAGTAAAACAATAGAGGGAAGGAGAAGCTTCATTTTCTAGAATTGCACCAGAGGCAGACTCCACTTGCTTCAACTGATCTCTTGCGTTAACCCCTTCCGAGCAACAAAGTAAGCTCTTCACAGAGGTTCAAGATCAAGCAAGTATGCTCAATAAAGATTATATAAGTGATGACATCATTTCAATGGAGTGAACGTTCTTCATAAGATAAAAGAGTAAAAGGGTAATAAACAATTTCGTAATATATGAAACCAAGGTTCAACACCAAGTAATCGTTCTTAATGATAACATCTTTTTCAAATGGGAATTGATCTCAGCAACGGGGTCATAAACAATTAGTCATTTAAAGAAACAAGTAGTATCCAGTTATATCAAAGCCCCTAAATTCTTCACAACTATACACTCAGATCAATCTCTCTGT
This Brassica napus cultivar Da-Ae chromosome C6, Da-Ae, whole genome shotgun sequence DNA region includes the following protein-coding sequences:
- the LOC106374363 gene encoding CLAVATA3/ESR (CLE)-related protein 26-like, which gives rise to MRNLQSLRLQLFSRTLFTVGLVTLLMIDAFALQNNNEADTTKETTTIMSMKNSITHGKEHEDGTRHGDLSYAGSKRKVPRGSDPIHNRRAGKSRRPPGRA